Part of the Imperialibacter roseus genome, GGTGATTTTGTCCTGTCCGCCGTGAAAGGCCAGCACGGGAATATTGAGTTCTCCAGCCTTTCCAATGGCCTTTTCTCCTGCTTCTATTAAGCTCAATGAAAGCTGAGAAGTAATCCGGTCGTGTACGATGGGATCATTTTTGTATTTCTCTACTTCTGCTGCTATCGATGAGATTCCGTTGGGATCCAGCCCACTGGACGCACTGAAGGATGGCCAGATATTTCGCATGATTTTCGCCAACTTCAATAGCAGTGGTGAAGGGGACATGGCCAGCCTTAAAAAAGGCGAGGAAAGAATAGCCCCCTGCAGTTCAAGTGTCTTTTTTGAGGTGAGAAAGTTCACGACCATGTTGCCCCCCATGCTATGGCCGTAGAGAAACATAGGCGTTTCTATGAACTCCACTCTGGCAGACTTCATCAAGTCTTCCACATCTTCAAGCAGCAGGTCGTAGGACGGGGTATGGCCTTTTTTTCCTTCGGAATGACCATGCCCACGAAGATCCATACCGAACACAGCCATGCCTTGCTGTGTAAAAAACTCTGCAACATGCTGGTACCTGCCTATGTGTTCCCCATGCCCGTGCACAAGGCAGATCAAAGCTGATGGCTCCATGTTGGGCAACCAGGAGCGACCCTTTAGGTTGAGTCCGTCCCTGGAGATTATATCGTAAGATTCCTCGGTCATGCAGCCACTTCTGTATTTAGCCATTTATAACTGCCGTGAAGATACGTCTGACTATCTTTTTTTTATTACTTTGATGCAAAAGTTTACCCTAATACACCCGAATGATGCAAGGAAAGTATATCGTAGCCCTCGACCAGGGCACTACAAGTTCACGTGCGATCATCTTCAATGCTGATGGGAGCATTCTCGGCAGCGCTCAGAAAGAATTCAGACAAATATTTCCCAAGCCAGGCTGGGTCGAGCACGACCCCGACGAGATTTGGGCTACACAATGGGAGGTGTTCAAAAAGGCACTGGCCGATCACAAGGTAGCACCGTCGCAGATCGCCGCCATTGGCATTACCAACCAAAGGGAAACCACTGTGGTGTGGGACAGAAAGACGGGTGAGCCCATTTTTAACGCCATTGTGTGGCAGGATCGTCGCACAGCTGAGATTTGCGAAAAGCTGAAAGCCGATGGCCATGAGCAATACATCAGGGAGAACACCGGACTGGTAGTTGATGCCTATTTCTCCGGTACAAAAGTGCAGTGGATCCTCGACAACGTGGAAGGAGCCAGGAAACGGGCGGAGAAGGGAGAGCTTGCATTTGGTACCATCGACTCGTGGCTGGTGTGGAAGCTCACTAATGGGAAGAAACACGTCACTGACTACAC contains:
- a CDS encoding alpha/beta hydrolase; the encoded protein is MAKYRSGCMTEESYDIISRDGLNLKGRSWLPNMEPSALICLVHGHGEHIGRYQHVAEFFTQQGMAVFGMDLRGHGHSEGKKGHTPSYDLLLEDVEDLMKSARVEFIETPMFLYGHSMGGNMVVNFLTSKKTLELQGAILSSPFLRLAMSPSPLLLKLAKIMRNIWPSFSASSGLDPNGISSIAAEVEKYKNDPIVHDRITSQLSLSLIEAGEKAIGKAGELNIPVLAFHGGQDKITSMEATKEFASKAPGYVTFHLWETAKHETHYDVDREKVLQLVADWVRQQLA